From Camelus bactrianus isolate YW-2024 breed Bactrian camel chromosome 16, ASM4877302v1, whole genome shotgun sequence, the proteins below share one genomic window:
- the CDC6 gene encoding cell division control protein 6 homolog isoform X3, giving the protein MPQTRSQSQATISFPKKKLSRTLDKPKNSGNSKLELTNVQAIPCSPCAKLLPLSPRKRLGTCYQQAKQVLTTAVPDQLPAREKEMDVIRNFLREHICGKKAGSLYLSGAPGTGKTACLSRILQDLKKELKGFKTIMLNCMSLRSAQAVFPAIAQEVCQEEVYRPAGKDMMRKLENHMTAEKGPMIVLVLDEMDQLDSKGQDVLYTLFEWPWLSSSRLVLIGIANTLDLTDRILPRLQAREKCKPQLLNFPPYTKNQIATILQDRLNQASKDQVLDNAAIQFCARKVSAVSGDVRKALDVCRRAIEIVESDVKRQTILKPLSECKSPSESLVPKRVGVIHISQVISEVDGNRMTLSQDGAHDSFPLQQKILVCSLLLLTRQLKIKEVTLGKLFEAYSNVCRKQQVAAVDQSECLSLSGLLEARGIFGLKKNKDTRFTKVSLKIEEKEIEHALKDRALVGNILATGLP; this is encoded by the exons ATGCCTCAAACCCGATCCCAGTCACAGGCTACAATcagttttccaaaaaagaaactgTCTCGGACATTGGACAAACCTAAAAACTCGGGTAACAGCAAACTAGAACTGACAAATGTCCAGGCCATACCCTGTTCTCCTTGTGCAAAACTTCTGCCTCTCAGCCCCAGAAAACGTCTAG GCACTTGCTACCAGCAAGCAAAGCAGGTCCTGACTACAGCTGTCCCGGATCAGCTGCCTGCCAGGGAAAAGGAGATGGATGTCATCCGGAATTTCCTGAGGGAGCACATCTGTGGGAAAAAAGCTGGAAGTCTTTATCTTTCTGGTGCTCCTGGAACTGGAAAAACTGCCTGCTTAAGCCGAATTCTGCAAGACCTCAAG AAGGAACTGAAAGGCTTTAAAACGATCATGCTGAATTGCATGTCCTTGAGGAGTGCCCAGGCTGTATTCCCAGCCATTGCCCAGGAGGTTTGTCAGGAAGAAGTATACAGGCCAGCTGGGAAGGACatgatgaggaaactggaaaACCATATGACTGCAGAGAAGGGCCCCATGAT TGTGTTGGTGTTGGACGAGATGGATCAGCTGGACAGTAAAGGGCAAGATGTACTGTACACACTGTTTGAATGGCCATGGCTAAGCAGTTCTCGATTGGTGCTGATTG GTATTGCTAATACTCTGGATCTCACAGACAGAATTCTGCCAAGGCTTCAAGCTAGAGAAAAATGTAAGCCACAGCTGTTGAACTTCCCACCTTACACCAAAAATCAGATAGCCACTATCTTGCAGGATCGACTTAATCAG GCATCTAAAGATCAGGTTCTGGACAACGCTGCTATTCAGTTCTGTGCCCGCAAAGTCTCCGCTGTTTCAGGAGATGTTCGCAAAGCGCTAGATGTTTGCAG gaGAGCTATTGAAATTGTAGAGTCAGATGTCAAAAGACAGACTATCCTCAAACCACTGTCTGAAT GTAAATCACCCTCTGAGTCACTGGTTCCCAAGCGGGTTGGTGTTATTCACATATCACAAGTCATTTCAGAAGTTGATGGAAACAGAATGACTTTGAGCCAAGATGGAGCACACGATTCCTTCCCTCTTCAGCAGAAGATCTTGGTCTGCTCTTTGCTGCTCCTGACCAGGCAGTTGAAAATCAAAGAGGTCACTCTGGGGAAG TTATTTGAAGCCTATAGTAACGTCTGTCGCAAACAGCAGGTGGCAGCTGTGGACCAGTCAGAGTGTTTGTCACTTTCAGGGCTCCTGGAGGCCAGGGGCATTTTCggattaaagaaaaacaaggataCCCGCTTCACAAAG gTGTCTTTGAAgattgaagagaaggaaatagagcATGCTCTGAAAGACAGAGCTTTAGTTGGAAATATCTTAGCTACTGGATTGCCTTAA
- the CDC6 gene encoding cell division control protein 6 homolog isoform X1, with protein sequence MPQTRSQSQATISFPKKKLSRTLDKPKNSGNSKLELTNVQAIPCSPCAKLLPLSPRKRLGDDNLCNTPHLPPCSPPKQGKKENGPPRSHTPKGRRLVFDNQLTVKSPNKREQARVHPNKTRSSIRKCEDITTNSEQRCSLEKESACMRLFKQEGTCYQQAKQVLTTAVPDQLPAREKEMDVIRNFLREHICGKKAGSLYLSGAPGTGKTACLSRILQDLKKELKGFKTIMLNCMSLRSAQAVFPAIAQEVCQEEVYRPAGKDMMRKLENHMTAEKGPMIVLVLDEMDQLDSKGQDVLYTLFEWPWLSSSRLVLIGIANTLDLTDRILPRLQAREKCKPQLLNFPPYTKNQIATILQDRLNQASKDQVLDNAAIQFCARKVSAVSGDVRKALDVCRRAIEIVESDVKRQTILKPLSECKSPSESLVPKRVGVIHISQVISEVDGNRMTLSQDGAHDSFPLQQKILVCSLLLLTRQLKIKEVTLGKLFEAYSNVCRKQQVAAVDQSECLSLSGLLEARGIFGLKKNKDTRFTKVSLKIEEKEIEHALKDRALVGNILATGLP encoded by the exons ATGCCTCAAACCCGATCCCAGTCACAGGCTACAATcagttttccaaaaaagaaactgTCTCGGACATTGGACAAACCTAAAAACTCGGGTAACAGCAAACTAGAACTGACAAATGTCCAGGCCATACCCTGTTCTCCTTGTGCAAAACTTCTGCCTCTCAGCCCCAGAAAACGTCTAG GTGACGACAACCTGTGTAACACACCCCATTTACCTCCCTGTTCTCCACCAAAGCAAGGCAAGAAAGAGAATGGGCCCCCTCGCTCACATACCCCTAAGGGGCGTAGATTGGTATTTGACAATCAGCTGACAGTTAAGTCTCCCAACAAAAGAGAACAAGCCAGAGTTCACCCAAACAAAACACGTTCCTCAATTCGAAAATGTGAAGACATCACAACAAATTCTGAGCAGAGATGTTCGCTGGAGAAGGAATCTGCGTGTATGAGACTGTTCAAGCAAGAAG GCACTTGCTACCAGCAAGCAAAGCAGGTCCTGACTACAGCTGTCCCGGATCAGCTGCCTGCCAGGGAAAAGGAGATGGATGTCATCCGGAATTTCCTGAGGGAGCACATCTGTGGGAAAAAAGCTGGAAGTCTTTATCTTTCTGGTGCTCCTGGAACTGGAAAAACTGCCTGCTTAAGCCGAATTCTGCAAGACCTCAAG AAGGAACTGAAAGGCTTTAAAACGATCATGCTGAATTGCATGTCCTTGAGGAGTGCCCAGGCTGTATTCCCAGCCATTGCCCAGGAGGTTTGTCAGGAAGAAGTATACAGGCCAGCTGGGAAGGACatgatgaggaaactggaaaACCATATGACTGCAGAGAAGGGCCCCATGAT TGTGTTGGTGTTGGACGAGATGGATCAGCTGGACAGTAAAGGGCAAGATGTACTGTACACACTGTTTGAATGGCCATGGCTAAGCAGTTCTCGATTGGTGCTGATTG GTATTGCTAATACTCTGGATCTCACAGACAGAATTCTGCCAAGGCTTCAAGCTAGAGAAAAATGTAAGCCACAGCTGTTGAACTTCCCACCTTACACCAAAAATCAGATAGCCACTATCTTGCAGGATCGACTTAATCAG GCATCTAAAGATCAGGTTCTGGACAACGCTGCTATTCAGTTCTGTGCCCGCAAAGTCTCCGCTGTTTCAGGAGATGTTCGCAAAGCGCTAGATGTTTGCAG gaGAGCTATTGAAATTGTAGAGTCAGATGTCAAAAGACAGACTATCCTCAAACCACTGTCTGAAT GTAAATCACCCTCTGAGTCACTGGTTCCCAAGCGGGTTGGTGTTATTCACATATCACAAGTCATTTCAGAAGTTGATGGAAACAGAATGACTTTGAGCCAAGATGGAGCACACGATTCCTTCCCTCTTCAGCAGAAGATCTTGGTCTGCTCTTTGCTGCTCCTGACCAGGCAGTTGAAAATCAAAGAGGTCACTCTGGGGAAG TTATTTGAAGCCTATAGTAACGTCTGTCGCAAACAGCAGGTGGCAGCTGTGGACCAGTCAGAGTGTTTGTCACTTTCAGGGCTCCTGGAGGCCAGGGGCATTTTCggattaaagaaaaacaaggataCCCGCTTCACAAAG gTGTCTTTGAAgattgaagagaaggaaatagagcATGCTCTGAAAGACAGAGCTTTAGTTGGAAATATCTTAGCTACTGGATTGCCTTAA
- the CDC6 gene encoding cell division control protein 6 homolog isoform X2 — protein sequence MPQTRSQSQATISFPKKKLSRTLDKPKNSGNSKLELTNVQAIPCSPCAKLLPLSPRKRLGDDNLCNTPHLPPCSPPKQGKKENGPPRSHTPKGRRLVFDNQLTVKSPNKREQARVHPNKTRSSIRKCEDITTNSEQRCSLEKESACMRLFKQEGTCYQQAKQVLTTAVPDQLPAREKEMDVIRNFLREHICGKKAGSLYLSGAPGTGKTACLSRILQDLKELKGFKTIMLNCMSLRSAQAVFPAIAQEVCQEEVYRPAGKDMMRKLENHMTAEKGPMIVLVLDEMDQLDSKGQDVLYTLFEWPWLSSSRLVLIGIANTLDLTDRILPRLQAREKCKPQLLNFPPYTKNQIATILQDRLNQASKDQVLDNAAIQFCARKVSAVSGDVRKALDVCRRAIEIVESDVKRQTILKPLSECKSPSESLVPKRVGVIHISQVISEVDGNRMTLSQDGAHDSFPLQQKILVCSLLLLTRQLKIKEVTLGKLFEAYSNVCRKQQVAAVDQSECLSLSGLLEARGIFGLKKNKDTRFTKVSLKIEEKEIEHALKDRALVGNILATGLP from the exons ATGCCTCAAACCCGATCCCAGTCACAGGCTACAATcagttttccaaaaaagaaactgTCTCGGACATTGGACAAACCTAAAAACTCGGGTAACAGCAAACTAGAACTGACAAATGTCCAGGCCATACCCTGTTCTCCTTGTGCAAAACTTCTGCCTCTCAGCCCCAGAAAACGTCTAG GTGACGACAACCTGTGTAACACACCCCATTTACCTCCCTGTTCTCCACCAAAGCAAGGCAAGAAAGAGAATGGGCCCCCTCGCTCACATACCCCTAAGGGGCGTAGATTGGTATTTGACAATCAGCTGACAGTTAAGTCTCCCAACAAAAGAGAACAAGCCAGAGTTCACCCAAACAAAACACGTTCCTCAATTCGAAAATGTGAAGACATCACAACAAATTCTGAGCAGAGATGTTCGCTGGAGAAGGAATCTGCGTGTATGAGACTGTTCAAGCAAGAAG GCACTTGCTACCAGCAAGCAAAGCAGGTCCTGACTACAGCTGTCCCGGATCAGCTGCCTGCCAGGGAAAAGGAGATGGATGTCATCCGGAATTTCCTGAGGGAGCACATCTGTGGGAAAAAAGCTGGAAGTCTTTATCTTTCTGGTGCTCCTGGAACTGGAAAAACTGCCTGCTTAAGCCGAATTCTGCAAGACCTCAAG GAACTGAAAGGCTTTAAAACGATCATGCTGAATTGCATGTCCTTGAGGAGTGCCCAGGCTGTATTCCCAGCCATTGCCCAGGAGGTTTGTCAGGAAGAAGTATACAGGCCAGCTGGGAAGGACatgatgaggaaactggaaaACCATATGACTGCAGAGAAGGGCCCCATGAT TGTGTTGGTGTTGGACGAGATGGATCAGCTGGACAGTAAAGGGCAAGATGTACTGTACACACTGTTTGAATGGCCATGGCTAAGCAGTTCTCGATTGGTGCTGATTG GTATTGCTAATACTCTGGATCTCACAGACAGAATTCTGCCAAGGCTTCAAGCTAGAGAAAAATGTAAGCCACAGCTGTTGAACTTCCCACCTTACACCAAAAATCAGATAGCCACTATCTTGCAGGATCGACTTAATCAG GCATCTAAAGATCAGGTTCTGGACAACGCTGCTATTCAGTTCTGTGCCCGCAAAGTCTCCGCTGTTTCAGGAGATGTTCGCAAAGCGCTAGATGTTTGCAG gaGAGCTATTGAAATTGTAGAGTCAGATGTCAAAAGACAGACTATCCTCAAACCACTGTCTGAAT GTAAATCACCCTCTGAGTCACTGGTTCCCAAGCGGGTTGGTGTTATTCACATATCACAAGTCATTTCAGAAGTTGATGGAAACAGAATGACTTTGAGCCAAGATGGAGCACACGATTCCTTCCCTCTTCAGCAGAAGATCTTGGTCTGCTCTTTGCTGCTCCTGACCAGGCAGTTGAAAATCAAAGAGGTCACTCTGGGGAAG TTATTTGAAGCCTATAGTAACGTCTGTCGCAAACAGCAGGTGGCAGCTGTGGACCAGTCAGAGTGTTTGTCACTTTCAGGGCTCCTGGAGGCCAGGGGCATTTTCggattaaagaaaaacaaggataCCCGCTTCACAAAG gTGTCTTTGAAgattgaagagaaggaaatagagcATGCTCTGAAAGACAGAGCTTTAGTTGGAAATATCTTAGCTACTGGATTGCCTTAA